The Theobroma cacao cultivar B97-61/B2 chromosome 2, Criollo_cocoa_genome_V2, whole genome shotgun sequence genome includes the window AGCGTCAGGAACCAGTGGAAGCCCGAATGGAGAATCCGGAAGGTGACCACAACCCCCTTGAGATTCACGATCTCGAGGATGATGACGAATTTGAGAACGAGAACCCCTTTCATGAAGATGGACCCGCAAATCAAGCGGCAAGAGTTGGATTGGAAGGCCGGTTATTACATGCTCTTGATTTAAACGGTGGAAGAATCAGGATTGAAGTAACtgattttcatgaaaaatttcatgCGGAAGAATATTTGGATTGGGAAGCTAGTTTAGAAAATTACTTTGAATGGAAACCCATGGCAGAAAATCGGAAAGTGTTATTTGTAAAGTTGAAATTAAAGGGTACTGCACTTCAATGGTGGAAGAGAGTTGAAGAGCAACGTGCATGACAAGGTTAGCTTAAAATCAGCACTTGGGAGCACATGAAAAGCAAATTACGAAAGTAATTTTTACCTGCTGATTATACTATGGAATTATATGAAAAGTTTCATTGTTTGAAGCAAAATAACATGACCGTTGAGGAGTATACATCGAAATTCAATAACTTATCAATTCGGGTTAGATTAGCTGAGAGTAACGAACAAATTACTTCTCGTTATCTTGCTGGTTTAAATCATTCTATTAGAGACGAGATGGGAGTAGTTCATTTATATAACATTGAAGATGCTCGTCAATATGCTCTATCAGCAGAAAAACGGGTTTTACGCTATGGTGCTAGAAAGCCCTTATATGGCACCCATTGGCAAAATAATTCTGAAGCAAAACGAGATTATCCAACATCCCAACAAAATTATCGAGGGGCTGCCACAATCAATAAAACTAATAGAGGTACAACCaatgttgaaaagaatgataaAGGCTAGGGTCTAATGCCTTATGGAGGACAAAACAGTTCTAGTTCTTCTACAAATAAAGGAGGCAGCAATTCCCACATTTGATGTTTTACTTGTAGGGAAAAGGGGCACACTTCTTTTGCTTGCCCACAACGAAGGGTGAACTTAGCAGAATTAGGGGAAGAGTTAGAACCTGTTTATGATGAGTATGAGGAGGAGGTAGAGGAAATCGATGTTTATCTTGCACAAGGTGAGTCATTAGTGGTACGAAGAGTAATGACAACAACAGTAAATGAGGAAGCAGAAGATTGGAAGAGGCGAAATATTTTTCGCACACGAGTTGTTTGTGAAGGCAAAGTGTGTGATCTTGTCATTGATGGAGGAagtatgaaaaatattatttcaaaagAGGTGATAGACAAATTGAAGCTTCCTATAAGTAAACATCCTCATCCTTACAAGATTTGGTGGTTAAAGAAATGACGTGAGGGACTGGTAACTACTTAATGTTTGGTGAAATTTACTATGGGAGATAACTTGGATGATGAGGCCCTATGTGATGTTGTGCCAATGGATGTTGGTCATATTCTTGTGGGTAGACCTTGGTTGTATGATCATGATATGGTTCATAAGACGAAGCCAAATACCTATTCTTTCTACAAGGATAACAAGAGGTACACTTTATATCCTCTTAAAGAAGAGACTAAGAAATCAGCAAACAGCAAGATCAGCAAGATCACTGGGTATTTAtctgctgaaaattttgaagctgAAGGTAGTGAGATGGGTATTATGTATGCTTTGGTAACTAAGCATTTAAAAAGTGATCAGATGGGTAAATCTCCTCAATATCCAACAGAAATTCAGCAGTTATTGGAGTTTGGAGAATTGTTCAATGAGGATTTGCCGAAAAGTCTACCACCTTTACGAAGCATCCAACATGCAATTGATTTGGTACCAGGAGCAGCATTACCAAATCTGCCAGCATATAGAATGCCACCTATGCAGCGAGCTGAGGTACAAAGACAAGTTGAGGAGTTGTTGGAGAAAGGTCTAGTGCGTGAAAGTAAAAGTCCTTGTGCTTGCCCAGCTTTGTTAGCTCCTAAGAAAGATGGTTCATGAGATNNNNNNNNNNNNNNNNNNNNNNNNNNNNNNNNNNNNNNNNNNNNNNNNNNNNNNNNNNNNNNNNNNNNNNNNNNNNNNNNNNNNNNNNNNNNNNNNNNNNNNNNNNNNNNNNNNNNNNNNNNNNNNNNNNNNNNNNNNNNNNNNNNNNNNNNNNNNNNNNNNNNNNNNNNNNNNNNNNNNNNNNNNNNNNNNNNNNNNNNNNNNNNNNNNNNNNNNNNNNNNNNNNNNNNNNNNNNNNNNNNNNNNNNNNNNNNNNNNNNNNNNNNNNNNNNNNNNNNNNNNNNNNNNNNNNNNNNNNNNNNNNNNNNNNNNNNNNNNNNNNNNNNNNNNNNNNNNNNNNNNNNNNNNNNNNNNNNNNNNNNNNNNNNNNNNNNNNNNNNNNNNNNNNNNNNNNNNNNNNNNNNNNNNNNNNNNNNNNNNNNNNNNNNNNNNNNNNNNNNNNNNNNNNNNNNNNNNNNNNNNNNNNNNNNNNNNNNNNNNNNNNNNNNNNNNNNNNNNNNNNNNNNNNNNNNNNNNNNNNNNNNNNNNNNNNNNNNNNNNNNNNNNNNNNNNNNNNNNNNNNNNNNNNNNNNNNNNNNNNNNNNNNNNNNNNNNNNNNNNNNNNNNNNNNNNNNNNNNNNNNNNNNNNNNNNNNNNNNNNNNNNNNNNNNNNNNNNNNNNNNNNNNNNNNNNNNNNNNNNNNNNNNNNNNNNNNNNNNNNNNNNNNNNNNNNNNNNNNNNNNNNNNNNNNNNNNNNNNNNNNNNNNNNNNNNNNNNNNNNNNNNNNNNNNNNNNNNNNNNNNNNNNNNNNNNNNNNNNNNNNNNNNNNNNNNNNNNNNNNNNNNNNNNNNNNNNNNNNNNNNNNNNNNNNNNNNNNNNNNNNNNNNNNNNNNNNNNNNNNNNNNNNNNNNNNNNNNNNNNNNNNNNNNNNNNNNNNNNNNNNNNNNNNNNNNNNNNNNNNNNNNNNNNNNNNNNNNNNNNNNNNNNNNNNNNNNNNNNNNNNNNNNNNNNNNNNNNNNNNNNNNNNNNNNNNNNNNNNNNNNNNNNNNNNNNNNNNNNNNNNNNNNNNNNNNNNNNNNNNNNNNNNNNNNNNNNNNNNNNNNNNNNNNNNNNNNNNNNNNNNNNNNNNNNNNNNNNNNNNNNNNNNNNNNNNNNNNNNNNNNNNNNNNNNNNNNNNNNNNNNNNNNNNNNNNNNNNNNNNNNNNNNNNNNNNNNNNNNNNNNNNNNNNNNNNNNNNNNNNNNNNNNNNNNNNNNNNNNNNNNNNNNNNNNNNNNNNNNNNNNNNNNNNNNNNNNNNNNNNNNNNNNNNNNNNNNNNNNNNNNNNNNNNNNNNNNNNNNNNNNNNNNNNNNNNNNNNNNNNNNNNNNNNNNNNNNNNNNNNNNNNNNNNNNNNNNNNNNNNNNNNNNNNNNNNNNNNNNNNNNNNNNNNNNNNNNNNNNNNNNNNNNNNNNNNNNNNNNNNNNNNNNNNNNNNNNNNNNNNNNNNNNNNNNNNNNNNNNNNNNNNNNNNNNNNNNNNNNNNNNNNNNNNNNNNNNNNNNNNNNNNNNNNNNNNNNNNNNNNNNNNNNNNNNNNNNNNNNNNNNNNNNNNNNNNNNNNNNNNNNNNNNNNNNNNNNNNNNNNNNNNNNNNNNNNNNNNNNNNNNNNNNNNNNNNNNNNNNNNNNNNNNNNNNNNNNNNNNNNNNNNNNNNNNNNNNNNNNNNNNNNNNNNNNNNNNNNNNNNNNNNNNNNNNNNNNNNNNNNNNNNNNNNNNNNNNNNNNNNNNNNNNNNNNNNNNNNNNNNNNNNNNNNNNNNNNNNNNNNNNNNNNNNNNNNNNNNNNNNNNNNNNNNNNNNNNNNNNNNNNNNNNNNNNNNNNNNNNNNNNNNNNNNNNNNNNNNNNNNNNNNNNNNNNNNNNNNNNNNNNNNNNNNNNNNNNNNNNNNNNNNNNNNNNNNNNNNNNNNNNNNNNNNNNNNNNNNNNNNNNNNNNNNNNNNNNNNNNNNNNNNNNNNNNNNNNNNNNNNNNNNNNNNNNNNNNNNNNNNNNNNNNNNNNNNNNNNNNNNNNNNNNNNNNNNNNNNNNNNNNNNNNNNNNNNNNNNNNNNNNNNNNNNNNNNNNNNNNNNNNNNNNNNNNNNNNNNNNNNNNNNNNNNNNNNNNNNNNNNNNNNNNNNNNNNNNNNNNNNNNNNNNNNNNNNNNNNNNNNNNNNNNNNNNNNNNNNNNNNNNNNNNNNNNNNNNNNNNNNNNNNNNNNNNNNNNNNNNNNNNNNNNNNNNNNNNNNNNNNNNNNNNNNNNNNNNNNNNNNNNNNNNNNNNNNNNNNNNNNNNNNNNNNNNNNNNNNNNNNNNNNNNNNNNNNNNNNNNNNNNNNNNNNNNNNNNNNNNNNNNNNNNNNNNNNNNNNNNNNNNNNNNNNNNNNNNNNNNNNNNNNNNNNNNNNNNNNNNNNNNNNNNNNNNNNNNNNNNNNNNNNNNNNNNNNNNNNNNNNNNNNNNNNNNNNNNNNNNNNNNNNNNNNNNNNNNNNNNNNNNNNNNNNNNNNNNNNNNNNNNNNNNNNNNNNNNNNNNNNNNNNNNNNNNNNNNNNCTGATGCAGGCgcatatgaaaatttatttagtattttagttagtttaggattttattttatttatttagtttgatattctttttcctatctttattagaattttagtactttaagtctttatttaggattagaattactatttgattaggatttatctTAACAATTATAAATAAGTATCTTAGGTAGaagattattattatcatcttttattattttgaatatttattcaagaggtttttttgaaaacccaattatctttttatttttccaacaCAATCAACCCTATTCTAGCCCTAATTGTTGAGTACTAATTGCTCTAAACCTTTCGGCTACATCACATTGTTCTTATATTTCATTCAAATTTTGACTCAAACAACATGGGATAAGTATGACAACTCCAAATTTTAACGtagttttcaagaaaattactATGGAAACAACATTCAAAATacagttttctttttctatcttGTTGTCATTGTGATATAACTTCTTTTATATGTTCAGAGAGTAGTTAGTATGTTGCTTTTGCTTTGCTATAGCACTTGGACATGTGTTGTGGTAGGATCAATCAACACTATAGTGTCAGAAGTGCAACCAAGccatttgataaaaaataaaataaaataattaaaaaaaatgaacaaatttGAAGAAGATCAAAGTGAAATGAGAAATACCGGAGAGAAAATTACGGTCAATCTTTGACCACCAACCCAAATGTCTTCGTCTCCAGAAACCGAGGTATAGCCAAGAGACCAGTCGCCTGTCATTGTATAAGCACAACTAAACCATGATTTGATGGGGAATCATGATGTAGGTCaagattatgattaaaatcatTATATGGAGAACAAATTCTTTAAATAGCATGTATACTCGTTATAATTATTCCATGAACCATCAGCTTGGATGTGGTATTTACCTTTTGACATGCCTCCCacattaaagaaagaaaaccatGTTCAATGACCTTTTGTTTTCTATAATAGTTAGGGGAAAGTGGATTCAGACTTAGGATCTCCTTTTTGAAGTAGTGCGGTTACCAATTAGGTTATCGaaacaaaatgacaaaatgataAGAACTCAAAGATAAACACAATTTTCATTCTGAACAATCTTACTTTTTCCAATGCGACGCATGGTATTTTCATGTGCTAGCAGTGTTGCATCAGGATTGCATTTTTGGATAATAGAAAGACCTGAAATAAACATAGAACAGTATATCCAGTAAAGAGCTTCTCCATGACAGAAAAGCCAGTAGACCTATATCATGTATCGCAAAAAGAACTTCAAGTTCTAGATATACAACTGGAGAGCATGTTATTTTGCAAGAAATAATcttattttaaaaggaaacGTCAATAAATAACCTCAATTGATTATATAACATTTGTAAATACCATTGAACTTTGATATGGTACAGCGTACATATCATTGCATTAAGAGTAAGAGGCACctataatcaataaaatagCAGAGGTAACAACTTCATTTTCCTCATCATAGAAATAATTCATTAACCTTGTAGTCATCTCtgagaaaatatttaaagtttATGTACTTCAGAGAACAGATGCTTCGTTCTGtgaaaaagcacaaataatGCATCTTGTTCATTCACATCATTCCTCAATCCTATTAAGTGGATAAAGCTATTAAAGACTAACAAGCAAACTTTTATCAATTTGAAGCCCATGTGTGGGTCAAATGGTGAAACATATAGTGTGAAATTGATGACAAGAACATGAACAAAGAATTTAAGGAATACCAGTATCCacttcatattttcttttattaatggtaaatattttcctttcttttataattCATATAAGTGACTTGCAACAAACCAAAGCTGAATAAATCAAGTAATTAGAAAGATGGAGAATGCTTAATAATGCAAAAATTGCAAAGTATCAGTTTGAAGTATTTTCTGAAAGCTCACCTTCAACATGATCACAGTGGTGATGAGTAACAAGCACAATTAACTTTTTGGGCAAGCAGGTGACAATTTTCTTGAGCTGGTCAAGCAAAGCAATAATGTTAACATAAGTTTAGTTATAAGTAAAACATGTCAAAATGACAACTATGAATATCTAAGCCTACCTCTGTTGTTGGACTAACACTACAGCCATTGAATAAGGCAGATAGAGGTCAACTGTACTAAATGCGCACATAGCTAGATGACAATTAAACACAAAAGCATATTTATTAAGGTGTAAATACAAGTTAACCATTTTCTATTCGCATGGACTAGCTACTAAGCCAAACAGAAATTTACAGCCTGAGAAGGctattttcctttctctttatACTCAAGTATCTACCATCTAATTTGTTttgataaaagagaaaaatggaatttgtCTAGAAATATTCCAATCCTATCTGAAAAAGCTATGTCTCCAATTATGCAAAGAACAAATTTTCCCCTCATGTGATCAAACTAGGAAAATGAACATTATTTAATCACACTAGAGTTGCTACAGGAAAATAACTTCCATTTTAAACTGAAAGAGCAGTTTGAATGACATCtcataaatttcaaagaaactACAAGCATGCTTAGAACCTTTTGCTTTTGTTGAGAgataatttagaaaatttagcTAAGAAGCCTgttcaaattttcataaatgaCATCCATGAATAATTCATGGAAAAGGAtgccttttcatttttgaagGAAGTGAGGGGTTAACTTGGACAATATACTTCAAAGATTAACCAATGACATAGCAAATGGTAGCTCAGattgaaaatagtttttctTACAAAATGGGGCAAGACCAAAGGTAACAAACAGGTATTTCATACCTCTTCATGGTACTCATGTCGGCATCCTGGATCCACTATTAATGCATCTCCATAAGCAACAAAGCTATAATCTCCAGAGGTATCTGAAACATTTTCAGGTGCAAATATGACCAAGTTTGTTGTATGGAAGGGCTTTGCAGTCCTGCTTTGCATTGGTACAAGTATGACACCAGGAGGATACTCctgaaaataagaataaatcTCAGTTCATAACAACATCTTAAGGTTAAATTCTGAATTCAAATAATCactgaatttaaaaatatcaatcCTTTTTTCCTCAGTAACATAAGATAGACAATCTTGAGCCAAGTCTATGAACACATATATACTTATGGAGACTTAATGTAAGCTGTCATAACAAATGAGGGTGACAGCCTTTACATTCATAAAGAAAtccttccattaaaattcagAAAATATTAAGCATACATCTCatataattaagaaatatattcTCAAAAAGGACAACCCAAAAAGTACACACACAgatgaaaaatatcatattgCTATTAACTTAGGTATGATTGATGTACATAACAGAGAATAGATAACTCCATAGTCCTACACTTTTACTTACAGTTCTATGCCAGCACACTAGTGGTTAAACATCAacttcatatgcttcatatTTGTAGcttttaagtatatattttaaattgataaCTGCGAAAATAAGTGCACTAAAAGGCAATCTGGTAGAGTAAACTTCCAGAAAAATTCTTGTAAGCAACCAGGTATCAAAGGCTACATAAATCTGCATCCTAGAAGTAacacttaaaagaaaaaaagtatttgTCAAGTGAATCTTCATTATGTTAGAAGTAGGCACTACACTTCTCATATTCATTTTTTCACTTTGAAAGAGTGAGAAGAACATATGGATCATCTATGCCAGAAACTTGCCTTGCTGGAGCAAACTTTATCAAAGTATGAAAAGAAAGATATGGATTTTTAATATTGGGGAATTAAGAATCAATCTAATGCCCCTAGAagttataatttcataaaattaggTCATAAACACCCTCAAATTATTCATGTCTAGACTACTTACGAGCTTATAACTTAATGCAGCATGAATTGATAGATCACAATCACTTAAAAGACAGATAACCTGATAACGCAAGGCGGGTGGTAATTTCCGTGCCACAGAACGTAATGAGTCATTTATAAGACCAACAACTACCAAAGGCCCTAGACGATCATTACATGGTTTCACCTCCAGAAGCAAACTAAGACAGCTTTCAGTAGACATCCACTTACATAGCCCTGAACAAGTAATGGAATATTTCTAACAATCAGTTGCTTGTGCTTTATAAAAGACAGCATATCCTGGTGacagaataaaaaaaacaaaaccaatgGATGTCAGCAATAATATTTCAATCAACTTCTGggtaaccatggaaaataaaaccTTCCCTCTTTTGGTGTCCCCTAAATTGATCAAGTTTACAGCTTTAACAAACTCCCTACTTATAATGCATTAGAAAGACAgctaaaaaccaaaacaataattttataactGCATCTGAACCCCCTTTGTAGGTCAGTCTAATCTAAGAATTCAAAATCTtaactttatgttttcagCAAACTCTTTCTCTTATATGAATTTCTTACAATCAGcatgaaaattttacaagTTACAAACAGTCTATAAAAGATTAAAccaataatattaaagctttaAGCACCAGTAATGTAAACAAACCTTGACAACTTTGGTTTCCATCCAACAATTGTCCCATAACAAACACAGTGTTAACTGGAAAACCAGGTCCAAACTCGGCTTCCTCCACATACTTAAACAAACTCCACTCCCCTACATCACTCACCTTAAACCCCACTTGCTCCAACAcctaaaaaaattagttaacCACAATTAGAACAtccaaaatgaaaatattgatttcactaagaaaaaaaaaagggtgaaatTTGGATTCAAAATTACCCGATTAAGACCCAATTCGACATCaaattttgtcatatcaatCTTGTCAGAGAAGGATTCTTCGCCTTGTATTAAGATCCCGGGGTGGGATGCGTTTTCTTGGAGGTTGAGAAGCGTGGAAGGTAAGTCCCAGAGATGAGAATCCACATAAGAATCGTACTCGTCTTCGCCGAATTTAGGCGGAGGAGTTTGCTTAAGGAGGAGGAACTGGGAGTCGTTGAATGGGTTTTCGAGGATAACAGCAAGGTTATGAGTAGCCATTTCTCTGGGTCTTGGTTTGGTTGAGAACTGAGAGTTCAAAGTGAGGGGTTGTTAGATGTCAATGGAAGACAAAAGAGGAGAGTAAAGACATAGGTAAAATGGGAGTGAGGGGTGGTTAGAGTTAGTGTTAGGGTCTAGGGGTTAAGATGTGGTCAAGAATTAATGGTAGAATGGGAGTTGGGAGTTGCTCTTTGATCAGTCCGACTGAAACTGAGACAGCCCGGGGTTGGTTGATGGCCGTTGGCTTACCGTTAGGCGAATGGCCGACTGTGGGTCTTTGGCCCAATCCACGAACATACACGCAACTGTCGTACGCCAGAGGCTTTCTAAGCCCACGCCCAAGCCTCCACTTCCACATTGTACCTTAACTCCTCTCTCTACTCTACTCTATTCCTTTATACCAATCACTTCTTACCTTGCACGTAAATGAGTTCATACgttgatattttaaaataaaattttgtattttttataatcaaaattgataaaaaaatttaatataaaacataGTGTAATATAAATGTGATTATTATATCCaataatcaaacaaatttagtttaataaaaataaattttgagatctataaataaatcaaacatCAATCAAAACTAATTGTAAGTTAAAAGAGGAAAATATGCATTGTGTCATAGAGATCCTTTCTCAACTAATAATTGCTTTatataattacaaaattgcataaatattcgaaattaataattcttttatgtttctttttttaattattaattttttcagGTTTACCTGTGAAGTATGACTAAGTTAAAAATTAGTAGAAAGGCAGATGCCAAAGATGTATTTTCTAGTTGATAAATTGATCTGTCTTATATTGATTGTTTTACTCTCTACTCAATCAATAAAGTAGCTTTTTAGTGGTAAAATgtgttaaaataatattttgcaacaaataattttgttgtttatattgATGATTGAAATGTTTGACTTATGGTCTATACttaatgattttgtttttacgaAAGAACGTGGTGtacaattttgaataaaaatagttGACTTTCTTCCACacttaatattttcttattcattttagtACTCTAACTTTATATGTATCTTTCACATTTGATTTTGTAAAACTTTTCATAAGATAACAACATACATAACTATTacgaaaaaagaaatattgtaTTCTAAAACAAAGAATCAAGTTAATAATATGATAATTGTAATCCAACaatatcataattatattgcAATTTAACAATATCGCTCTAACATAATTACATTGATTTAgcttataattatataattatattaacaCCCGTTTCTCAAATTTAAAGTGATTTGGTAAATGTTAACTTGAGTTTGAAGACTAAGTTTTGAAACTTATTAGTGACTGAACAACAATCCCCGGTGACGTTAGGCCCATGTTTACGTCTAATCAAAAAGCTTCTCATACCTTAGATCTACAAATTGTAGTTGCTTTCATCAAAACGATTGCAATTggtttgaaaatttcagattTCTCTATCTTACAATCAAAATTagcaaaatagaaaatcaaaattaaaatcaagaaGTCAAAATTAGCAAAAGTAATGATCTTATAGAAGTGTAAATGTGGCAGAACACTTTGCAGATTATATGACAAAATACGTGACGGAATATGTGGCAGAACATGTCGTAGAATGATGTCATAAAGCACATGGCAATTAACATGTCAAATAAGTTGTGGTGGCAGAAGACATCAATGCAAGGGCAACTAATGCGTGAGATAGGCGTTGTTGGCACATGGGGTACATGAAACAGGGTTGCCAACGTCTGGTAGTTTTAATATCATGTTacgaaaagaaaaatcttgtattctaaattatgtgttttacaAAGAgactaataaaatatatatacaaaattcTCAGTGATTTAAAAGAGAATCGAATTAATAATATGGTAATCGTAATCGTATCGTAAAATAACAATATCACTCCAACACGATCAAATTGATTTAGCTTGTAGTACGTACAACTTATCCATACAGACAATGTCTTCTTCATTACAAATGATGTAGTATAAGTTGAACTAGCAAGTGGTTATACTTTCCTTGCATATGTGTCTAAGTTCAATCCTCCTACTGTTACCAAATTTCAATTAATCCCTGAAGTTTCAagtattttcttttactttgttGGTAAACATTTAATCTATACAGCAAAATCAAACTTTCAAACAGTTACCTGCCAAGTACACTAGATTCCCTCTGCTAATAATGTATCCAAAGATCAGTATActtctataaaaaattatcaactTGAGGAAGTGGCTTTACAAAAACAAACGAAAAGGTGTGGAAATGATGCACCCATTTCCATCTTGTGAACCATGTAAGTTAGTGGCAACTTTCATCTTGGTGGGTTATCCATAATTATTGCTtcctaaatattttatcaatcaAAGTGTGCCAAACATAAGCATGACAcacccatttttttttttctattttaatcaTGCATACTCATCCACTTCTTATGACCTGCTTTCAAAACGAATTATCCTATGGATATACTCTAGCCAGATTTTAAACTTTACGAGCAGACCTTAAATGTTAAATGTATACCACATATTCATGTAATAAGAGACAAAAGCTTTTtagatagaaaaaaaaaaaaaagaaccccATTGCATTTGAGAAAGGataaattcatttatttcactttttcatttttatgtatttcaaaaggaaaagtttgagaaaaagaatttttttttctattgaaTACTGATATGATATGttatctcttttctttattcaaataaataatttggAATAGTTAGGTTGTTCAATCTATCAAACAAGAACTTCGTGATGTGTTATACACAGTAAAAGTACGGATGTTTAAAAATAACGTAAGAGTGAGTATTATCAGTTCAAATCGaaataattgattgaaataGATTGAATTAGGTTAATTtaggttgatttttttttatctcaataTTAATCAGTTTAAAGGGACAATTTATTTGACTATTCAATCGATTTACtatgtttaaaatttacaatcaAACTGatcattaataatatattttaaaaaatcattataTCAAGatgttattaatatttttaaaataaatctcAATACCCCCAAAAAATCCCTTTCTATACNATATCAAgatgttattaaatatttttaaaattaaaatacgtCAATACCCCCAAAAAATCCCCTTTCATActaaaacaagcaaaaaatatctaaagaaaCTCCTAAACtattctaaaaattcaaataagttctttttttttttgtattcaATCAAACCcatagattttaattttaagccaaataagtatttatatctttttattttaagccaaataagcttttataactaattgttagcttaatcaaaatgttacttatcatttttatgccACATGTTGCTGATAGATATACTGACATGTCATAATGGATGATGACATGATATGCTTATCTAGCATGATGACATAATTATGTGGTATTTGTCACACTCCAACCtttcaaaagaaaactttttaCCCTCCACTTCGGTGCCACGTGaccaaaaaataacaaatagtattttgactaataataattaatcaattattaattataaaagcttatttgatttaaaataaaaatacaaaacttgattaaatgtaataaaaaataaatatttatttaaattctatTGAAATACTTCAAAAGTTTTTTTgaacattatataaaaaaacccTAATCCCCAAATATTTGTGCCCAACAGCTACTTCCTCTATTTCTTCTCGTCTCTTGCAACCGTAGCTAACAACCACAAGCACACCACTGCACTAGCATTTGACTTCCCACCAAGAGGAATACTTTCTTCGATTTGCATTTTGAACTACCTTTGTGGGTTGAATTTATCTTGATTAAAATGCGAAGATGAATAATTTTActtatctttttcttgaaatttattgttgaaaaagttgctgaaaattgttgaaaaagtGTTAAAAAGTGTTATAATCAATGGAACCAACTGAGATAAGTCGGTTTTggttatttcaatttttttattataattttatcaatttcaattatttttttatgagaattccattaatttaattttcaaaattttaaaatcaaattagcTAAATGCTCACCCTTGTAAGTATGCGAACAAATTGAACCAAAAATCAAGTAGCTCTTAAACGCATGTTCGGCCCAACTTCAAGAAC containing:
- the LOC18609192 gene encoding uncharacterized protein LOC18609192 isoform X1, whose product is MATHNLAVILENPFNDSQFLLLKQTPPPKFGEDEYDSYVDSHLWDLPSTLLNLQENASHPGILIQGEESFSDKIDMTKFDVELGLNRVLEQVGFKVSDVGEWSLFKYVEEAEFGPGFPVNTVFVMGQLLDGNQSCQGLCKWMSTESCLSLLLEVKPCNDRLGPLVVVGLINDSLRSVARKLPPALRYQEYPPGVILVPMQSRTAKPFHTTNLVIFAPENVSDTSGDYSFVAYGDALIVDPGCRHEYHEELKKIVTCLPKKLIVLVTHHHCDHVEGLSIIQKCNPDATLLAHENTMRRIGKSDWSLGYTSVSGDEDIWVGGQRLTVIFSPGHTDGHVALLDVSTNSLIVGDHCVGQGSAALDITSGGNMTEYFQTTYKFMELSPHALISMHGRINLWPKNLLCGYLKNRRSREAHILKAIENGAETLFDIVANVYSGVDRSFWIAAASNVRLHVDHLAQQKKLPKEFSVQKFHKTWVPFFLRWTCAYLSSRFMFKCLKLKISRFLIAGTVAGIAVYLIR
- the LOC18609192 gene encoding uncharacterized protein LOC18609192 isoform X5 — translated: MATHNLAVILENPFNDSQFLLLKQTPPPKFGEDEYDSYVDSHLWDLPSTLLNLQENASHPGILIQGEESFSDKIDMTKFDVELGLNRVLEQVGFKVSDVGEWSLFKYVEEAEFGPGFPVNTVFVMGQLLDGNQSCQGLCKWMSTESCLSLLLEVKPCNDRLGPLVVVGLINDSLRSVARKLPPALRYQEYPPGVILVPMQSRTAKPFHTTNLVIFAPENVSDTSGDYSFVAYGDALIVDPGCRHEYHEELKKIVTCLPKKLIVLVTHHHCDHVEGLSIIQKCNPDATLLAHENTMRRIGKSDWSLGYTSVSGDEDIWVGGQRLTVIFSPGHTDGHVALLDVSTNSLIVGDHCVGQGSAALDITSGGNMTEYFQTTYKFMELSPHALISMHGRINLWPKNLLCGYLKNRRSREAHILKAIENGAETLFDIVANVYSGVDRSFWIAAASNVRLHVDHLAQQKKLPKWLALLYI
- the LOC18609192 gene encoding uncharacterized protein LOC18609192 isoform X4, with product MATHNLAVILENPFNDSQFLLLKQTPPPKFGEDEYDSYVDSHLWDLPSTLLNLQENASHPGILIQGEESFSDKIDMTKFDVELGLNRVLEQVGFKVSDVGEWSLFKYVEEAEFGPGFPVNTVFVMGQLLDGNQSCQGLCKWMSTESCLSLLLEVKPCNDRLGPLVVVGLINDSLRSVARKLPPALRYQEYPPGVILVPMQSRTAKPFHTTNLVIFAPENVSDTSGDYSFVAYGDALIVDPGCRHEYHEELKKIVTCLPKKLIVLVTHHHCDHVEGLSIIQKCNPDATLLAHENTMRRIGKSDWSLGYTSVSGDEDIWVGGQRLTVIFSPGHTDGHVALLDVSTNSLIVGDHCVGQGSAALDITSGGNMTEYFQTTYKFMELSPHALISMHGRINLWPKNLLCGYLKNRRSREAHILKAIENGAETLFDIVANVYSGVDRSFWIAAASNVRLHVDHLAQQKKLPKGFSVENFIDSLVTFESLVGAFE
- the LOC18609192 gene encoding uncharacterized protein LOC18609192 isoform X6, with the translated sequence MATHNLAVILENPFNDSQFLLLKQTPPPKFGEDEYDSYVDSHLWDLPSTLLNLQENASHPGILIQGEESFSDKIDMTKFDVELGLNRVLEQVGFKVSDVGEWSLFKYVEEAEFGPGFPVNTVFVMGQLLDGNQSCQGLCKWMSTESCLSLLLEVKPCNDRLGPLVVVGLINDSLRSVARKLPPALRYQEYPPGVILVPMQSRTAKPFHTTNLVIFAPENVSDTSGDYSFVAYGDALIVDPGCRHEYHEELKKIVTCLPKKLIVLVTHHHCDHVEGLSIIQKCNPDATLLAHENTMRRIGKSDWSLGYTSVSGDEDIWVGGQRLTVIFSPGHTDGHVALLDVSTNSLIVGDHCVGQGSAALDITSGGNMTEYFQTTYKFMELSPHALISMHGRINLWPKNLLCGYLKNRRSREAHILKAIENGAETLFDIVANVYSGVDRSFWIAAASNVRLHVDHLAQQKKLPKI